The genomic segment GTCGAGACGTTTACCACGAACGTCGTCAGCCAGATGAACCTCTTCGAGGCCATGCGCCAGCTCGGCTCGAAGGCGCGCTTCCTCGTGATCGGCTCGAGCGAGGAGTACGGGCTCGTGCACCCCGACGAGCTGCCGATCCGCGAGACGAACTCGCTCCGCCCGCTCTCGCCCTACGCCGTGAGCAAGGTCGCCCAGGACCTGATGGGCTGGCAGTACTTCAAGAGTTACGGCATGCACATCGTGCGCGCGCGCGCGTTTAATCACAGCGGGCCCCGTAGAGGAGATACCTTCGCGACGTCGAAC from the Candidatus Methylomirabilota bacterium genome contains:
- a CDS encoding GDP-mannose 4,6-dehydratase, which translates into the protein MRILITGITGFVGSHLAELALARGVDVIGSLRWRSKTEHIEHIRDRLMLVESDLRDLLSVRTVLEQARPDWIIHLAAQSFVHASWSTPVETFTTNVVSQMNLFEAMRQLGSKARFLVIGSSEEYGLVHPDELPIRETNSLRPLSPYAVSKVAQDLMGWQYFKSYGMHIVRARAFNHSGPRRGDTFATSN